The sequence below is a genomic window from Campylobacter concisus.
TCTATCAAAATGGCGAAAATATCGGCTATATCGGTAGAGTTGATGCAAGAATAGAAGCAAAGAGATATCTGCCAAGAACTTATGTTTGCGAGATTGATTTTACTAAGCTTAAATTTGAGCCAATTTTGGCAGTGCCTTATTCTAAATTTCAAAGCACTACAAGGGATCTTAGCCTCATCGTGCCTGAAAATTTTGAGGCTGGACGAATTTATGAGTGCATAAGAGGGCTAAATTTAAAAGAGCTAAAAGAATTTTTACCAGTTGATATTTATAAAGATGCGAAACTAAATGGCGCGATCAGCCTTAGCCTTAAATTTACATTCCAAGATATGGAAAAAACGCTCGAAGATGACGATATAAACGCACTTATGGATAAAATTTTAAGCGAGCTAAAAGAGAAACTAAATATCGGAATAAGATGAGAATTTATCCATTAGAAAAAAGTCTAAATTTAACCATCGATGACATCGCGGCTGATAAGTCTATCTCACATAGATGCGCGATGTTTTCGCTTTTAAGCGATAAACCATCTCGCGTTAGAAACTATCTAAGAGCAGGCGACACGCTAAATACCTTAAAAATAGTCGAGCTTTTAGGTGCAAAGGTCGAAGACAGTGGTTCTGAAATAACGATCACACCGCCACAAAAGATAAAAGAGCCAAATGAAATTTTAGAGTGTGGCAACTCTGGTACGGCAATGAGGCTTTTTATGGGACTATTAGCCGCACAGGATGGCTTTTTCGTACTAAGTGGCGATAGATATTTAAACTCACGCCCGATGGCAAGAATAGCAAATCCACTAAACGATATGGGTGCAAAGATAGATGGTGCAAACAACGCAAACAACGCCCCGCTTTGCATAAGAGGGACAAAATTTGAAAGATTTAGTTTTGATAGCAAGATTGCCTCAGCTCAGGTAAAAAGTGCCCTTTTGCTAGCAGCTCTTTACTCAAATGGCTGCAAATTTAGTGAGCCAGAGCTAAGCAGAGATCATACTGAGCGTATGCTAGCTGGCATGGGAGCTGATATAAAGCGTGACGACCTAGAGATCACTTTAGAGCCGATGAAAGCTCCACTTGCGCCACTTGATATAGACGTGCCAAATGATCCAAGTTCTGCATTTTTCTTTGCGGTCGCAGCACTTATCATTCCGGGCTCACACATTATTTTAAAAAATATCTTGCTAAATAAAACTCGTATCGAAGCTTATAAAATTCTAGAAAAAATGGGAGCTGAGATAAAATTTCACAAAACTTCAAGCAAGTACGAAGATATCGGTGATATCGAGGTTAGATATTCGCCAAATTTAAAAGGCGTAGAGGTTAGTGAAAATATCTCGTGGCTCATTGATGAAGCCCCGGCTTTAGCCATCGCATTTGCCTGCGCTAAAGGCCAAAGCAAGCTAATAAATGCAAAAGAGCTTCGCGTAAAAGAGAGTGATAGGATAGCCGTCACGATAAATGCGTTAAAGCAGTGCGGCGTTGATGCTAGCGAGCTTGAAGATGGATTTATCATAAATGGTTCAGAGGCTAAATTTGCCACGATAGATAGCCATGGAGATCATAGGATTGCGATGAGCTTTGCTGTACTTGGACTAAAATATGGCATGCAGATAGAAAAGAGCGAATTTATCGCTACTTCGTTTCCAAATTTTGCTGAAATTTTAAAGAAAATGGGAGCTAGAGTTGAAGATTGAGCTTGCTAGTAGTTATGGATTTTGCTTTGGTGTAAAAAGGGCGATAAAGATTGCTGAAAATGCAGGAGATGCTGCAACCATTGGGCCACTCATTCATAATAATGAAGAGATAAGCAGGCTTGAAAAAAACTACAATGTAAAGACACTTGAGGGTATAGACGAGCTAAAAGATGAGAAAAAGGCGATCATCCGCACTCATGGCATTACTAAAAATGATCTTGCGGAGCTAAAAAAAACTGATATAAAAGTGATCGACGCAACTTGTCCATTTGTGACAAAACCACAACAAATTTGTGAAAAAATGAGTGAAGAGGGCTATGATGTG
It includes:
- the aroA gene encoding 3-phosphoshikimate 1-carboxyvinyltransferase; amino-acid sequence: MRIYPLEKSLNLTIDDIAADKSISHRCAMFSLLSDKPSRVRNYLRAGDTLNTLKIVELLGAKVEDSGSEITITPPQKIKEPNEILECGNSGTAMRLFMGLLAAQDGFFVLSGDRYLNSRPMARIANPLNDMGAKIDGANNANNAPLCIRGTKFERFSFDSKIASAQVKSALLLAALYSNGCKFSEPELSRDHTERMLAGMGADIKRDDLEITLEPMKAPLAPLDIDVPNDPSSAFFFAVAALIIPGSHIILKNILLNKTRIEAYKILEKMGAEIKFHKTSSKYEDIGDIEVRYSPNLKGVEVSENISWLIDEAPALAIAFACAKGQSKLINAKELRVKESDRIAVTINALKQCGVDASELEDGFIINGSEAKFATIDSHGDHRIAMSFAVLGLKYGMQIEKSEFIATSFPNFAEILKKMGARVED